In Vigna unguiculata cultivar IT97K-499-35 chromosome 3, ASM411807v1, whole genome shotgun sequence, a single genomic region encodes these proteins:
- the LOC114179467 gene encoding salicylic acid-binding protein 2-like, with protein MSSEKFLERKHYVLVHGACFGAWLWYKLKPRLESAGHKVSVLDLAASGTNMHKIEDVHTFSHYSEPLLQLLASLPPNEKVILVGHSLGGLNIALAMDKFPEKVAVGVFVTAVIPDTQHKPSYVLEKLIESTLGTNWLDTEFSKSENKTTVIFGPKFLSKKLYQASSTEDIELATILLRPGSLFIEDLSQQTNFTMQGYGSVPLVFIVSTEDNEIPLNFQLWMIQNAAMNVEVLEIEGADHMLMISKPQELCDSLLHIATKYA; from the exons ATGAGTTCAGAAAAGTTTTTAGAAAGGAAGCACTATGTTCTGGTGCATGGAGCTTGTTTTGGAGCTTGGCTTTGGTATAAGCTGAAGCCGCGCTTGGAATCTGCAGGCCACAAGGTCTCGGTGCTGGACCTTGCAGCTTCTGGCACCAACATGCACAAAATCGAAGATGTTCATACTTTCTCACACTATTCTGAACCTCTGTTGCAGCTATTGGCCTCACTACCCCCAAATGAGAAGGTGATTTTAGTAGGTCACAGTCTCGGAGGGCTCAACATCGCACTTGCCATGGACAAGTTCCCAGAAAAGGTAGCCGTTGGTGTTTTCGTAACTGCTGTCATTCCAGACACTCAACACAAGCCATCCTATGTCTTAGAAAAG TTGATTGAGAGTACCTTGGGAACGAATTGGTTGGACACTGAGTTCTCAAAGAgtgaaaataaaacaacagtTATTTTTGGTCCCAAATTCCTGTCCAAGAAACTCTACCAAGCTTCTTCCACCGAA GATATAGAATTGGCCACCATCTTATTAAGACCAGGATCCCTCTTTATCGAAGACTTGTCCCAACAGACCAACTTCACTATGCAGGGATATGGGTCAGTTCCTCTTGTTTTTATTGTTTCCACTGAGGATAATGAAATTCCACTGAATTTTCAGCTCTGGATGATTCAAAATGCTGCAATGAATGTGGAGGTTCTGGAGATCGAAGGTGCAGACCATATGCTTATGATTAGCAAGCCACAAGAACTATGCGATTCTCTTCTGCATATAGCTACTAAATATGCATGA
- the LOC114176155 gene encoding salicylic acid-binding protein 2-like produces MGSENKHFVLVHGACHGAWCWYKLKPRLESAGHKVTVLDLAASGINPRKIEDVHTFSQYSEPLLQLLATIPPNEKVILVGHSLGGLNIALATEKFPEKVAVAVFLTAFTPDIEHQPSYVLEKYNERTEPAAWLDTEFSPCGSKTSMFFGPKFISDKLYQLTSIEDIELAKSLARPSSLFMEDLSKQKKFSKEGYGSVPRAFVVCTEDLAIPLEYQHWMIQNAVFNDVLEIKGADHMPMLCVPQQLFDSLQQIATKY; encoded by the exons ATGGGTTCAGAAAATAAGCATTTTGTTCTGGTGCATGGGGCTTGCCATGGAGCTTGGTGCTGGTACAAGCTGAAGCCACGCTTGGAATCTGCTGGCCACAAGGTCACCGTGCTCGACCTTGCAGCTTCCGGCATCAACCCGCGCAAAATCGAAGATGTTCATACTTTCTCACAGTACTCCGAGCCTCTGCTGCAGCTATTGGCAACAATTCCCCCAAATGAAAAGGTGATTCTGGTGGGTCATAGTCTTGGGGGACTCAACATAGCACTTGCCACGGAGAAATTCCCAGAAAAAGTTGCGGTTGCTGTTTTCTTAACGGCTTTCACTCCCGACATTGAACACCAACCATCTTATGTTCTGGAAAAG TACAATGAGAGGACCGAGCCGGCGGCATGGTTAGACACTGAATTTTCTCCATGTGGAAGCAAAACATCAATGTTCTTTGGTCCCAAGTTCATCTCTGACAAGCTCTATCAACTCACCTCAATCGAG GACATTGAATTGGCGAAGAGTTTAGCGAGGCCATCGTCGCTCTTCATGGAAGACTTGTCAAAGCAAAAGAAGTTCTCGAAAGAGGGATATGGGTCGGTTCCACGTGCCTTTGTTGTGTGCACTGAGGACCTTGCAATTCCTTTGGAATATCAGCACTGGATGATCCAAAATGCTGTCTTCAACGACGTTCTAGAGATCAAAGGCGCAGATCACATGCCTATGCTCTGCGTGCCACAACAACTCTTTGATTCTCTCCAACAGATAGCTACTAAATATTAA